The Ooceraea biroi isolate clonal line C1 chromosome 3, Obir_v5.4, whole genome shotgun sequence genome contains the following window.
ACTACTATAAATATGGCCTTGACATGATAACGTTTGGCGCTAGCATCATTCCATACACCTCGAGCTACGACATCCTTCAACTTCAACCTGTAATTCTCGACAAAGGCACGAAGATCGCGTATAGCAAGAAACCGCAGAACATAGAATTAAAGTTGATAGACAATATCCATGTTATGATGAGCAGCGATTTAAtcgaagaagaggaaaacaTTGACTTCGAGTCTCGATACGAGTTGTTGACTAGACTTGTCGGAGATAATGCCAATTATAAGGTGCTCAACATAGTACTGAAATCTTTGCCGGGTGAAATAAACGTCAGTTTCGATGTCGTTGAGACTGACGCCAACAGTAAGGGAGATCACGAAACATGGCCAACCCTGCCCGCGATGGTTGACAAACAACCGGACAGCGAGGCGAGAAGGCAGCAGTTCCTAAAAGAAGTTAGCAAGGATATCAATTCAGCCACCAACTACATTGTTGACGTAGACGTCTCCCTTCCAGCTGTGATGCGAAATCGTGAAATTTTCACCATCGGCATCTCGGAGAGCAACGTAGATGACAAGACTCGGGGTCTTCTCTTTTGGAAACAGATGCCGAAATCTGAGGAAAACCCAGAGAGTGACGCAATGGAGTTGTGCGCCGCCGGATTGATGCGATCAACGCGAGACATCCTTCTGGATCCTGAGAAAGCGCTCAAGCGTATACCGACGGACGAACTCAACATGGAGATGCAGATTGGAAAGACTTGCGAGGATGGTCTGCAGATTAGAATCGAAGGAAACATGACGCGAAGCGACGATCTTAAAGAGGTGATAATGGATTCCGAGCAGGTCGAGAAATGTCGGCATGAGATGAAACGAGGCAACAAAGGGATGCGAGCTTGCCAAGAAGTTATTGCGCTAGCCAACATGAAGGATCATGGAATACTGTCAATGGATATTAAATCAGAACTTATCAGAGATATGATGAACCAGCTTATCCAGTTTGCCAGTCAAAAGCTTCTCTCCGACGAAAGCGTAGAGGTAGTAAGCTCGAAGAACGAAAGGAAGACAATCGATCTGGAAGTGAAACTAGCGCCTGATTTTGAAACTGCAGAGGCCACGCTGCGTACAGCGGGCGTCGACATTAAATTCGATCCGCTCGATCTTTCTGAAACAGCATTATCCTCGGTCGAAAACAAAATTGACGAATGgttggaggaagaagaagagcctGAGAGTGAGTTCAGCACTTGTAAATTATGAGAGAATtcactgaatttttttcacgaaattatttgaatcgacatatctatttaaaaataatatagtgCCCGAATGAGATAATGCATATCTCATTCGGGcatatcttattgttagatacGACAACAATATGTGCATACAAGTTATATGTAAGTATCATAACATGATTGAATTTTTGTTTCTAGCCTCGTGCACTCTCGACAAAACCGAAGTTCTCACTTTCGACAATAGGAGCTATCCCGTAAAACTGGGAAAATGTTGGCACGTAATGATGACCACTTACTCAAAGAGAAATCCTGAGAATCCGAATGAGTTCTTCCCCATCCCGGAAGAAATGCAGTTGGCTGTTGTGGTCCAAGATACGGACGACAATCACAGGCAGGTTCGCATGATCATGGGTGACAACAAACTTGAAATGCACAAATCGGGTGATCATGTGGAAGCTACGCTTAACGGAGAGAAAGTGCCCTTCTCGCAGTATAAGAGCTATCGGGTAAAGGAAGATGACGAAACCATCATCGAAATCTTTGAGTTGCCGGACGGGTCAGTCAGAGTCATGTCAGAAAAGTATGAAATGAATGTCGTGTATGACGGAGAACGTGTTCGACTTGAGGtacgtaaaagaaataaagaagtaATTGATAGCGTTAGCTTGACACACATAAAGTACAACCATACTTGTTACAGCTGTTCGATGAGTATCGCAACGATATTCGTGGTCTTTGCGGCAACTATGACGGGCAGCCCGACAACGACTTTATCACTCCCAAGAACTGCATCTTGAAAGATCCGGAAGAATTTACCGCTACGTACGCCATGACGAAGGATTCCTGCGAGGGTCCTGCTATGGAGAACAAACAGAAGGCCGAGAAGTCCAAGTGCATTCGAATGCGTAACCTACAGAGCAACGTCATTAGTGACAGAGAAGCGGGAAGACCTTGGATCGAGAACAAAAAGTGGGGCTATCATCACGAACATCTGGATGCATCTGGAAAACGCTGCACCTTCTATCGCACGAAGATCGTGGAGGAAGGTGATGAGATCTGCTTCACTACCAGACCGTTGCCGATCTGCGCCGAAGGTTGCAAACCGACCGAAATGAAGACGAAGAAATATCTACTTCATTGCATGCCGAAGAACGAATCGTCGATGCACTTGAAGAAGAGAATTGAGAAAGGAGCTAATCCGGACATGACTCAAAGATCAGTCTCCAAGTCGCATTCCTTCGAAGTTCCTCTTAGCTGCAGCGCCGCGTAATTCGAGAATGTTCACATGTTACGGACGTATGGCTTTTCCTAATTTTGTATCTTTTGTCTGCGAATCGAATAGCATGTCtcttttgtaattttgcaaacgatgatagaaataataacTGATTATTTCGAACAATACGAGTTTCGTTATTATTGGTGATTTTCTTGTATAGATGTGCAATCCAATAAATTGAAACATTTCTGAGaagaatgtatttatattgttataattgtaAAGTTATAACAAGTCAAGTTATAAGTTGTTGTCGAGATCAGAAGCGTGACGTTAAAGTCTGAATACTTGAGTATCTTCTCTACATCTCTCAGTACagaatttcaaaaaatgaGATTGTGCACCGGACAGTTTAAACGAAGCTGGTCTAATTGGCAGTTCATTTTGTTGATAGcttcatataatttattcggTTGCATATGTATAAGATTTTGATGCAAGCATCTTCCAGCTTGTTTGTACTTTTGTCGGCCTAAGCGCTCATTTTtagtaatacttttattatttgcatcgAAAGGCTGATCTagataaaaatagagaaaatttgACATTAGGTTTGTCATAATCATTAACACGCAATCATCGTTTAAtacgctaattaattatacttctGAACATGGATACACTCCCGGCACGCAAACTCTTCTCGAATTCTCGAATCTCTTTTTCGCATTTCTCAAAATAAGTGCCACGAAGTATTAAAGATCGTTTGCGATCGATTCGACAGCCTCCGCAAACAGATTTAGCTTTCGAAACATATCGATCGTATTCGAGACACTTTAACATTTCTTCGATATAAGTAAAGCGAGTTTTATCAATCTTCGTGATAACACCTGACCGGCATTTGGTTCCCAATAGATGATGTAGCTTCAGGAAAAGAGCACAACGAGTGAATTTTGCAATACGTTGATGACGTAACACAATGTATCAATAATACAAAAGTGTGAATCTTTACTTTAAACAAAATGAATAAGATCCAGTGCATCGCTTCTTGCTCAGTCGCGTTTTCTGCGTGATCGAGTTCCCTCTGCCGAAATCTATCAAgatgtaatgtatcattaagAGTGCCAGCAACGGATATACGCGAACGTACTTCTTCATGTTCTCCAAAGTTTCGTTATTCTTCGCGTAAACGTCTTTCCGCCATTGTCGCAACTGCAAGACATTTATTTGCGTCTTTCTCGTCCAGTAGCCTCGCCAAACGGCTTGGATCCTCGTGGCCATGCTGTTGTAATAATCCTGCCACATCTGATGAACACGTTCGACCAGATAGCGATTGACGAACATCCTGGCGCGATAACCGCGCCAATGACGCTGCAAAACCGTCGCGTTTTCGTGGAGCTTACGAAGATGATTGCGAGTGGCGATGCCACGGAACCAAGCCTGGATGTTGGAGGCTTTAAATGTGTTTATCTGGGGGCGCATGTTTCCGATGCAGCAGAATTATCACTAACCTGGATCTTACGAGCAGCTATAAAGTGCAGACGTCTCGATGATTCGGCCGAATCGTGTCTAACTTTAATCGCCTTTTGCAATTCGGCGGAGTTGATCGCGAACCGCAGCAATGACGCCATTCTCATtcagtttatttaattatttggaaaTTGCTGTACTTTTGGCAAATACACGTAAAtcatataaatcatataaaatcataattcTCTCTGTACAATATGCGAGTCAACTCACGAGCGATCTGAATACAGCACAATCGCTGGACTGGCATTGTGTAAACAGTAATGTTAAAAGTAGATAATACTGACACTTCTCTCAAAAAAACATGAATCATTTTGTTTATTCGGTAATCTTCCAAGGATTAAAGTTCATAGGTTTAGCTTTCTCGGGAaagtaaaagttattaaaaatattgtataggGTGAATAATGCAACACTTCTCTTGACAGttacttacaaaatttatttctacattatgagttttgtataaattatgcgatgaaaaagaaatataatatatatttacaatgagcagaatataaaaatcatatttttatttatttttcgtataaattACTGAAAACCAATGAAAAACTGTATTATGATTATGATGAACGCAATACACGTCAGTACCGCTGCTATCATTACACTTACCATCCTtcctttattcttttttttatttcgccgaGTTCTTGATGCATGTACATGGAAGTCTGTGGactgtaataaaaatgttcgtTAATGTCATGTATTGCGTTCGTCCGATATTAGCGATAGCTGTAACCTTCTCGAGGTCAGTGAGTCGCGACCCGTTAATCGGCGTGCAAGATTACGACAATTAACTCCCCCGTGTCCAGCCCTGCTCTATAAATAGCGGGCTGGACGTAAGGGCTGCGTTCCACTCTCCATCGCGCTTTTTTGCTCGATACGATGACGTCTCTCGTTACAAAGGGCCGGTGCGAAGGGTTGTATCAAGCGAATGATATCGACGATTGCATTTACGATCGGACGCGAATCATTAGCGCGAGccagcgatttttaattagtTCGAGCATCAACGAGAAAGCATCGCGTCGCGATTATTGCGGTTTTAATCGTTCGTTTCGTGTTTACGAGTTTATTTAGTCAATAGTCAATAATAGCTAGGGAAAGGGAAAGGGAAATCAGATTATGCGACAGGTATATGTACCGAAATCTCAAGGAATTCCGCCTTTCGGACGAGATCATCTAATTTCTGGCCCCTATCAACTATCTTCTCGACCGCAGTCATGAGCGCGTGACGAACTTCGACCAATTCGTCTTCCAGTTTTGCGATTACTTGGTTGGAATTATTCTGGTGATTGTGATCTGTCTGTAATGATAAAATGTCATGCTTATGTATGTCATGCTTATGTATGCGCGCCAACGCCATGCatgttgtattttatttatttgtattctgCGGCGCTGCAATAATGTCACTTATTTTAAGTCTTTTAATAAACTTAAAATAAGCTTATTTTAAACCTATTTTAAGGAAAGTGATatgataaaactttttaataataagatatGTAATGCCTCAGCATATCGCTATGAGATATACGCGAATCTAATTACGAATGACTTAATATACACTGACTTGTCGCTTTTTTGCAGATTTTGCAGAAGTCGATATCGAAATGTCATGAAACATAAAGCTGTCTTGTAGTACTTCCTATTGCAAGAGCATTTTATTACTTACGATTATCTGTATCGGTTTGGAGAAATCAACCAAGTTCTCTCGATTGATCAGATTCTTCGACAAATCCCTCAACATTGGCAACTCCTTGTAGACACTTCGCAGCTTTTGTAAAAATACTTGGGAGCGAGTTCCAAGCTCAATCATCGACGAGGTGGTTTCTGCTTTCAACGTCAAACAGGCATAGCAATATTCGCTGAACAGGATGTGTACCGCGTACCTGCGGGGGGATTGAAGTTTAAGCTAGTTGCAGTATGGTACAGCATAGCGAAATTACACGAGATACGTTAATCTTATCGCGCATTAATTACTCCACATTGCGACCTTACACTTAGTTAATGATTTTAGCGAGTGTCATAACAAAAAAAGCTACTAATGCTCGTGGCTCGATATATCTCACGAAATTCAAAGCATTTATAAATGAAGAATTCCggcatgtataataaaatctaagaaagagagagagagagcggtaCTGTTGCAAACATAAATTCTAATGTTATCAATTTGTTTTAGATTCTCTCGTTCAAGATTAGACGTGACACGTGAACAGTGAAAACTTCGCGCGTGATGCGAGTCTCAAGTCTGGAGGATATTACTTACTTGTCCCTGTCGACGCTGATCCTGTCATCCACGACACTCCTTATGCCGTCGACAGTGCTCAGGACGATGGATCGGTAAGTGAAATCCTCATCCGCAGGATAATCGGCGATGATTTTGCAACCGTTTTTGTCCCACAAGCCCACCAGAGCGTAAAGCACCTTGTCTTCCATTTCGAATTTTAAGTAGCACTTTCACTACGTCCGGATGACAGACGGATTGGTTGTATCGCGTTCTCAGACACGAGAAACAACTGAGGCTAACTCTGCCGGCTATTTACGCTGGTATAGTTGTACACAGCCACCGAGTGATGGAAGAATTCTTGATAAAGTCGAATGATACGTTCGTCTCGCTGCGAGATAATGCGCGAACCTTACCGGTTGGCGGACAGTGCTGCAACGTTGACGTGCACCGCTAGACCGGGTTAACGCATTTTCCAAAATGCTCTAAAAGCCTTTGTCGTGTAACTTTCATGATTACCTGATTAAACAGGCCGATATTGGGAACGCAGGATGGCGGGCAATAATTAGAAGTCGAAAACGTTTCTAGTTCTGCAATGGTTTCACATGTTGAAACATTTTCACGTCCCGGCGTCAACTTCGGGATTAATTGTTGtgaaatgtttcagataaagaTCCATGAGAGTTCCAGTTTACGGGTTGTATATATGGAAATTGAGTTTTGCGATATTAACGATGGTGAAATAATGAAAGGTGGGATTTGCTACTTGAACGTAAATTTTCATATCATAGTTGGACTCTTGTGGAACTCAGTCTTATGAAGATAATTTGTATCCTTGGAAATCACGATAATTAAGGGAACGATATCGTTATTGAGACAGGCACTCGTTGTTCGAACATAAAAGTTTATTGCATCATCAGACTAAAACGAATAAGTCCTTTATTCAAGAAATTACTTCACAGTAGATGATCCAGTGAATGATCAAAACAGATGGATATTACAACataactttaaatattataaataataatttttaataatgtttaataataatttttagtaaaatttgGTTACAGTGTTggaaattatcaatattatagaTTACGTCGACTTCAATTTGACAGTTCCGATATTTCATCggccaaatttttcattattttataagataatctGAGAGCAAACAAAAGTTTGCTGATCGCAATAAATCGTCAATCAACTGTCAATTGCATTttttgtaatgtaaattattagattaaaattaattaaaataattatacattatttggttaaaatacattaaaataattataaaataaattattagatgcaaattaattttgctcgCGAGTGGATGATCAATCCACTTATAGCGGCAACAACATACGATAAAGAttgagagaagaagagaaaaagaaagcgagagaaagacagaagcATGGTGCGCAAAGAGGGGGCCGGACTGGAAGGTAGAGACCTTATGTAACTTCTGAGAGACAGTTAACGTTAGGTCGCGTTGCTTCAAGCCATCTTTGGTCGCTTATCGTTCAGTTTTACATTGTGCAAAGTTTACGCAGGTGTGTGTGCAGCTTTTCGGTTTTCAAGTTGAGACGGTTTTACGTGCGATATTGCTGTTGCACTTTTCTCGTTTGCTTCCTAGTTGGAAAGAAATTTACTACTTCCAGATCGACATGACCAAGTACAAGCTTCGCTACTTTGACGTGATGGGTTTGGGTGAACCCATCAGGTTCCTGCTCAGTTACGGCGGCCTCGAATTCGAGGACATCCGCGTCGATCGCGGCGCTTGGACAAAGATGAAGCCGAGTACGCGTCACCCATGCTGATTTGTCGATTTGCTCGAATTGCCGATCAAACAATAAGCGTGCATGATACGAGCAGCGCGATTTGTTGCACGTGATACGCATAGCgcatatttttttcagcaaTGCCGTTCGGTCAATTGCCTATCCTAGAGATCGATGGCAAGGTTTACTCGCAAACGTTGCCGATCTGTCGTTACTTGGCGAAGCAGTACGATTTGTCGGGCAAGACGGACTTGGACGCCTTGGAAATCGACGCTGTCGCCAACGCTCTTCACGATCTCCGGAAACGTAATATAAAATCGCATTTCATGAGTGGAGGTCTTTCGAAAACGAAATTTGACGTTTGACGCGACGTTTCAGAGATAGCGCTGTTCTACAGAGAGACCGACGAGGTCCTGAAAGctaaaaagaagaaggaagtaCTGAGCACCGTCGTGCCATTCTATTTGGAGAAGCTGGAGGAGCTGGCCAGCAAGAATGGCGGGTACCTACACGGGGGTGAGGTAGGCATTTCGCGACATCGTTACATCATGATTGCGAAATATGTTTTGCACAAatgtcataaataatatttccctCTGTTTTCAGCTAAGCTACGCTGATTTGTTTTTCGTCGCTATCGCGGATTCTCTGAGCAATGCCTGCGAGCTCGACATCACGCGGGGAAAACCGAATTTAAAATCTCTCCGGGAAAAAGTACTCGCGCTTCCCGGAATTAAGACGTGGGTGGAAAAGAGGCCCAAATTGGATTTCTGATCGCCGCCACTTTGATATGCGCGCAACATGTCGGTCGAATATCCATATCGCCTGCGTCGGCCgcagaaatttattctttccgttgcaatatattttgtacacaTGTAACGCGCATCAGTATGATACGGATAATAAAGAATCGACGTGCAATGCGGATTGTCGCATCGCAGAACGCAAACGTTGCATCATGCAATAACAGAAGTTAGCTTTATCAGCTGCTGAGAGCTAACTACCAACGTCAGATAGAGCTATAACATTTTACGATCTTTAATCGTTAGCCAGTATCAGCAATATACGCATCTATTTACGAAATgcaaagttatatataaaacgaGATGCGCCGCGTCtctatattctattattattattattactctgaTTATAACATAATAGAATCTAGTAGTATCCGcaataaaaatcgaaatttctaTTTACGTCACAAAGCTTTCATGATATTTTCATCATGTCCATTATTTAATACCTGAAGGGAGCACACACACGTCTTTGCATGTAATTTTGCATTTAGATGCGTACCGCAGGATCTGTAATAGGGGAGTGCAGGGATTACGTACATTATATCCAGAAGGCAAGGCAGTCCGAAAGAAACTTTAGcccctctctcgctcccgacAAAATTCCTCTCGAAGGCTCTGATGTAGCGATATTCGCACTGTGCGTGAAATCGGAGCGTCCGAAATTCAAATAGCCGTTTGTTCCAATCCCCTTCGAGGTTGCGCCCGGACATTCCGCCGTTGCATTCGGTTCTTTACGCGCGTAAACGGATACGCCGCAGGGCACACATAAAGGATATCCGATAACCTACTATATTCGAATTCCTATTTGCGCGTACGGAGAAAAACGAATCCGCGCCCagatcgtttgaattttgccgtaattttcattatacGCGAGTGACGATGAAAGCAAATTGCATTCGCACGCACGTGCGAGTGTAAACGCGATCGTGTAAACGATGGTTCCAATATTACTGCAAGTACCTGCGCGGTTGGCGCCCCAAGTTTTCATCCGCGTCAATCGTTCAGCAGAAACGCAATAAAAGATTCAAGACGCAATAAAAGATTCGTGGAGCCACGCTCGCTCGAAATCATCTTTTCTAATCTTACCGTCATCTCTGTTGCATCTGCTTTGccgcttaaggggggagcctgctttagaacgttgaaaataaggtatattttacgaattgtttttggagaaactatacagcggatcattataaaactttgatgcatttattagtacatgtttaaagataacaaaaattatttttttatttgaatatatcgcctgtagaggtcgtcctggaggcatcttagtgcagccggcgttgtaaattgATGAGCATtttcctgcctccaaatttcatccaaactgaaaaattgaaatattttctcgttatttatgaattcccatcgtcgatgaacctttaatattcataaaaacattaagttaaacaattacttttgcatgaaaaagttcaacaactttgcctaaaaatcgtacttttgtgttctaagctccaccattttggcacttttcaacttttttcttctctctttggttcatcgacgatgggaattcataaataacgagaacatagttcaatttttcagtttagacgaaatttggaggcaggagaatgctcaccaatttgcaatgccggcgacgcggctgcactaagatttctccaggacgacctctacaagcgatatattcaaataaaaaaataattttttttatctttaatcatgtactaataaatgcatcaaagttttataatgatccgctgtatagtttctccaaaaacaattcgtaaaatataccttattttcagcgttctaaagcaggctccccccttaaggggaagctggagttgctagtgaactattttttcactatagcgatggtaattgcagtttcgaaaattctctttattgcttgtgcagaataaaaaatccttttccacaaatgaagtatagatagaaagaaagtccgctctacaggactttatattcaaaatggaaaaaagttagaaaagacaaatgcaagtttttaacttttttccattttgaatataaagtcctgtagagcggactttctttctatacttcatttgtggaaaaggattttttattctgcacaagcaataaagagaattttcgaaactgcaattaccatcgctatagtgaaaaaataatacactagcagctccagcatccccttaaggggggagcctgctttagaacgctgaaaataaggtatattttacgaattgtttttggagaaactatacagcggatcattataaaactttgatgcatttattagtacatgttctTTCAGTTTCTTTAGTATAGTTTCtttctatacttcatttgtggaaaaggattttttattctgcacaagcaataaagagaattttcgaaactacaattaccatcgctatagtgaaaaaatagttcactagcaactccagcttccccttaaggggggagcctgctttagaacgctgaaaataaggtatattttacgaattgtttttggagaaactatacagcggatcattataaaactttgatgcatttattagtacatgttctTTCAGTTTCTTTAGTACAGTTTCtttctatacttcatttgtggaaaaggattttttattctgcacaagcaataaagagaattttcgaaactgcaattaccatcgctatagtgaaaaaatagttcactagcaactccagcttccccttaaggggggagcctgctttagaacgctgaaaataaggtatattttacgaattgtttttggagaaactatacagcggatcat
Protein-coding sequences here:
- the LOC105281323 gene encoding glutathione S-transferase, whose protein sequence is MTKYKLRYFDVMGLGEPIRFLLSYGGLEFEDIRVDRGAWTKMKPTMPFGQLPILEIDGKVYSQTLPICRYLAKQYDLSGKTDLDALEIDAVANALHDLRKQIALFYRETDEVLKAKKKKEVLSTVVPFYLEKLEELASKNGGYLHGGELSYADLFFVAIADSLSNACELDITRGKPNLKSLREKVLALPGIKTWVEKRPKLDF
- the LOC105281322 gene encoding uncharacterized protein LOC105281322, whose product is MEDKVLYALVGLWDKNGCKIIADYPADEDFTYRSIVLSTVDGIRSVVDDRISVDRDKYAVHILFSEYCYACLTLKAETTSSMIELGTRSQVFLQKLRSVYKELPMLRDLSKNLINRENLVDFSKPIQIITDHNHQNNSNQVIAKLEDELVEVRHALMTAVEKIVDRGQKLDDLVRKAEFLEISVRMASLLRFAINSAELQKAIKVRHDSAESSRRLHFIAARKIQAWFRGIATRNHLRKLHENATVLQRHWRGYRARMFVNRYLVERVHQMWQDYYNSMATRIQAVWRGYWTRKTQINVLQLRQWRKDVYAKNNETLENMKKYVRVYPLLALLMIHYILIDFGRGNSITQKTRLSKKRCTGSYSFCLK